The following coding sequences are from one Plasmodium knowlesi strain H genome assembly, chromosome: 9 window:
- a CDS encoding phosphatidylinositol N-acetylglucosaminyltransferase subunit H, putative, whose amino-acid sequence MKNEIRKIEHNYGIEYVSERREKKREVLLAILTLTAYYLYCLYSGYKKGYVSLDEFQFFLFVLYISFIIIYLNNHYIERLFLVNNIGIQIERKSCFRHRLKFICISDIKNIFINEAIYIFEICPYLCITLRNNKLIVLFENFNLGMKSLVYIYRDVKRVIDRSYKEEFIGVKAVEVKEQEEHGSREEQNCTVPNEVCSTNNPSSSEEENIFKLLNFSSCDNYKINDEVRERAKIKTYDIYINKKLALDIMNS is encoded by the exons atgaaaaatgaaataaggAAAATTGAGCATAACTATGGCATTGAATACGTTTCAGAacgaagggaaaagaaaagggaggtTCTGTTGGCCATACTAACTTTGACCGCGTACTACCTGTATTGTCTCTACTCG GGATACAAGAAGGGATACGTTTCGCTAGACgaatttcaatttttcctgtttGTTCTGTACATCTCGTTTATCATAATATACCTGAATAATCATTACATTG AAAGGCTATTCCTTGTGAACAACATTGGAATACAAATTGAGAGGAAAAGTTGTTTCCGACATCGgttaaaatttatttgcatAAGTGACATAAAGAACATCTTTATAAACGAG gccATTTACATATTCGAGATTTGCCCCTATTTGTGCATCACGTTGCGGAACAATAAGCTCATCGTCTTGTTTGAG AACTTCAACCTAGGAATGAAAAGTctcgtgtatatatacaggGACGTGAAAAGAGTAATCGATCGTAGTTATAAGGAGGAGTTTATAGGTGTCAAAGCTGTGGAAGTGAAAGAACAGGAAGAACACGGAAGtagagaagaacaaaattgtaCTGTTCCAAATGAGGTGTGCTCAACAAATAATCCCTCTTCAagcgaagaggaaaatattttcaagcTTTTGAATTTTAGTTCATGCGataattacaaaataaatgatgaAGTTAGGGAAagggcaaaaataaaaacgtacgacatatacataaataaaaaattagcacTGGACATAATGAATAGTTGa